In Haliscomenobacter hydrossis DSM 1100, the DNA window CGCCAATTAATAGCTCGGTTGATTTTTTTGAAAAACGATATTGTCGGACTCAAGATTGTTGCGCAGCAAATACCCGTTTAGATCAGGCACGGCCATCAACTTTCCTTCGGGATCAATGATAAAGCTTTTGTAGCCCATCGCACGAAGCAAATTTGCTGCATCCTGATGGGCGGTATTGTGCCGCTCCGCACTGAGATACTCTATGACGATGGGGCACTTGAAGGTGGTTTTTAGAAAGTTTTGCATGCCCATCAATACCCGGTATTCTGCACCTTCAACGTCAATTTTGATTAGGTCGGGTTGCAAATGATTTTGTGCAATGAACTCATCCAGCGTAATAGTGGTAACATTTGCCTTGCTTGGTTTGTTTTTTATGTACCAATTTTCTTGCTCAAATTGTTTGATTTCCAAAGTGTTGTATTCGGAATACAAAATGGGAAACTCATAAAAGGAAAGTACGCCATTTTCATCCGAAACAGCCTGATTCAAGCAGCTTGCTTGTGGCAGGCGCTGCAAGTTTTTGCTCAGAAAAGCAAAGGTATTTTTTGAAGCCTCAAAAGCGACCACTCTACCACTTGTACCAACCAGGTGTGCGGCCAGGGTAGAAAAATAACCCAGATGGGCACCCACATCCATGAATTGCTCCCCCTCTTTTAAGGTATTGATCATGAATCTGGCCAAGCGAATTTCAGAAACATGGGATTTACCACCAGTCAAA includes these proteins:
- a CDS encoding FkbM family methyltransferase — its product is MNVKEGLQRVEQLALGSKITRLTAQPLKYLLGMAFMKIIYPITKRGIMVKARTFFGADLQLVLPSGMDIYLTGGKSHVSEIRLARFMINTLKEGEQFMDVGAHLGYFSTLAAHLVGTSGRVVAFEASKNTFAFLSKNLQRLPQASCLNQAVSDENGVLSFYEFPILYSEYNTLEIKQFEQENWYIKNKPSKANVTTITLDEFIAQNHLQPDLIKIDVEGAEYRVLMGMQNFLKTTFKCPIVIEYLSAERHNTAHQDAANLLRAMGYKSFIIDPEGKLMAVPDLNGYLLRNNLESDNIVFQKNQPSY